One region of Fusobacterium periodonticum 1_1_41FAA genomic DNA includes:
- a CDS encoding heavy metal translocating P-type ATPase, whose product MKNDNLLACEIVHRIRGRIRIKSKAFKYIGASLKTEIEKQLVQVRYIESVEISLITGTILIYFEDVSLSEQNLINLIQNTLNSHIFEICKNEKIEKSSKYVIERKLQEETPGEIIKKIITTAGLLGYNLFFKSKQEVVTTGIRRFLNYNTLSTLALAMPVLKNGINSLVKNKRPNADTLSSSAIISSILLGKESAALTIMFLEEVSELLTVYTMEKTRGAIKDMLSVGESYVWKEISEDNVKRVPIEEIQKDDIIVVQTGEKISVDGKIIKGEALIDQSSITGEYMPLKKSEGETVYAGTIVKNGNISILAEKVGDDRTVSRIIKLVEDANFNKADIQNYADTFSAQLIPLNFILAGIVYASTRSITKAMSMLVIDYSCGIRLSTAVAFSAAINTAAKNGILVKGSNFIEELSKAETIIFDKTGTITEGKPKVQSIEVFDNNMSENEMIGLAGAAEEQSSHPLATAIMTEIKDRGIEIPKHSKIKTVVSRGVETKVGKGKEAKVIRVGSKKYMLENNVNLIAAIDAERGIISRGEIGLYIAQDDKIIGLIGVSDPPRENIKKAINRLRNYGVDDIVLLTGDLRQQAETIASRMSIDRYESELLPEDKAKNILKFQSKGSNVIMIGDGVNDAPALSYANVGVALGSTRTDVAMEAADITITQDNPLLVPGVIGLSKSTVKTIKENFAMVIGLNTFALVLGATGILAPIYASVLHNSTTILVVLNSLKLLKYDIKTN is encoded by the coding sequence ATGAAAAATGATAATTTACTCGCTTGTGAGATTGTACACAGAATAAGAGGAAGAATTCGTATAAAAAGTAAGGCTTTTAAATATATTGGAGCTTCTTTGAAAACTGAAATTGAAAAACAATTAGTGCAAGTAAGATATATAGAAAGTGTAGAGATAAGTTTAATAACAGGTACTATCCTTATATATTTTGAAGATGTTTCTTTAAGTGAGCAAAATTTAATAAATTTAATACAAAATACACTTAACTCACATATATTTGAAATATGTAAAAATGAAAAGATTGAAAAATCATCTAAGTATGTAATCGAAAGAAAATTACAAGAAGAAACCCCTGGAGAAATTATAAAGAAAATTATTACAACTGCTGGACTTTTAGGATATAATCTATTCTTTAAATCAAAACAAGAAGTTGTAACAACAGGAATTAGAAGATTTTTAAATTACAATACTCTATCTACTTTAGCACTTGCTATGCCTGTACTGAAAAATGGTATTAATTCTCTTGTTAAAAACAAAAGACCTAATGCAGATACTTTAAGTTCAAGTGCGATAATAAGTAGTATTCTTCTTGGAAAAGAAAGTGCAGCACTAACTATAATGTTCTTAGAAGAAGTATCAGAACTTTTAACAGTTTATACTATGGAAAAAACTCGTGGAGCTATCAAAGACATGTTAAGTGTCGGAGAAAGTTATGTTTGGAAAGAAATTTCTGAAGATAATGTAAAAAGAGTTCCAATAGAAGAAATCCAAAAAGATGATATTATAGTAGTTCAAACTGGAGAAAAAATCAGTGTTGATGGTAAGATAATAAAAGGTGAAGCATTGATAGACCAATCTTCAATAACAGGTGAATATATGCCATTGAAGAAGTCTGAAGGTGAAACTGTCTATGCAGGAACTATAGTTAAAAATGGAAATATAAGTATATTAGCAGAAAAAGTTGGAGATGACAGAACTGTTTCAAGAATTATAAAACTTGTTGAAGATGCAAACTTCAATAAGGCTGATATACAAAATTATGCTGATACTTTCTCGGCTCAATTAATTCCATTGAACTTTATTTTAGCAGGAATAGTTTATGCAAGTACAAGAAGCATTACTAAGGCTATGAGTATGCTTGTTATTGATTATTCTTGTGGAATTAGATTATCTACAGCAGTTGCTTTCTCAGCTGCAATAAATACCGCTGCTAAGAATGGTATATTAGTAAAAGGAAGTAACTTTATAGAAGAATTATCAAAAGCAGAAACCATAATATTTGATAAGACAGGGACTATTACTGAAGGGAAACCAAAGGTACAAAGTATAGAAGTTTTTGATAATAATATGTCTGAAAATGAAATGATAGGACTTGCTGGAGCAGCAGAAGAGCAATCTTCACACCCACTTGCAACTGCAATAATGACAGAGATTAAAGATAGAGGAATAGAAATTCCTAAACACAGTAAGATAAAAACTGTTGTAAGTCGTGGAGTTGAAACAAAGGTGGGTAAAGGAAAAGAAGCTAAGGTTATAAGAGTTGGAAGTAAGAAATATATGCTTGAAAATAATGTTAATCTAATAGCAGCAATAGATGCTGAAAGAGGTATTATTTCAAGAGGAGAAATAGGACTTTATATAGCACAAGACGATAAAATTATAGGTCTTATTGGAGTTTCTGATCCACCTAGAGAAAATATTAAAAAAGCTATAAACAGACTTAGAAATTACGGAGTTGATGATATAGTTTTATTAACAGGAGATTTAAGGCAACAAGCAGAAACTATTGCTTCAAGAATGTCAATAGACAGATATGAATCTGAATTACTTCCTGAAGATAAGGCAAAAAATATCTTAAAATTCCAATCAAAAGGTTCTAATGTAATTATGATAGGTGATGGAGTAAATGATGCCCCTGCTCTATCATATGCAAATGTTGGAGTTGCGTTAGGAAGTACAAGAACTGATGTTGCAATGGAGGCAGCAGATATAACTATTACACAAGATAACCCTCTTTTAGTTCCAGGAGTAATTGGACTATCTAAGAGTACAGTTAAGACTATAAAAGAAAACTTTGCTATGGTAATTGGACTTAACACTTTTGCTTTAGTACTAGGAGCAACAGGAATATTAGCACCAATTTATGCGTCAGTTTTACATAATTCAACGACTATTTTAGTTGTTTTGAATTCATTAAAACTGCTAAAATATGATATAAAGACTAACTAG
- the cas8a1 gene encoding type I CRISPR-associated protein Cas8a1/Csx8, whose amino-acid sequence MKYDIDKNEYAFDTAISASDWKYSAAITGLIYYFKELEKKYEIKNLTIDEISDSFLLYNKEDITEESYLNFIEMFYPEDTLAHKKIENQLKYTKEFTPEIIKSIKENMSANTVLKKVFSKIKFDGTNKEEALKLLNENRHLIIKETFRNKKDLYDNYCQTSRLLEKGDNNPCRLKGYYFDPNRKSKTTGYNFTSTSVDYFDDEVFDFIPFAFTGNSFETIFLNDNLDLEILENMNYKLREYFSEEKERENEEIKKFKQEKAIKEKRNEEIEENLTSIPLKKIFLNILRKKSDYIKYGMEIIYKNRDKEYFETWYLRNDSIEVLKIVEDFSKLDIRIKITDKYYFNLLDEVFSAILNLSLLTNSIVYLLKDRENFIKLDVSKENLSKIFKYNYAIEQLIKINQTIRNGGKGMDKNLKNSIKACASEVMKKFIKDNSLNKLASYRQKLLSSVVAKNHKRILDVLTQLSVYSGVYFSFSFDYIENPTQNEDIIHYFILELDQSRLESKKNKENEDKE is encoded by the coding sequence ATGAAGTATGATATTGATAAAAATGAATATGCCTTTGATACTGCAATATCTGCTTCTGATTGGAAATATTCAGCAGCTATTACAGGATTGATTTATTACTTTAAAGAATTAGAAAAAAAATATGAAATAAAAAATTTAACTATTGATGAAATTAGTGATAGTTTTTTATTATACAACAAGGAAGATATTACTGAAGAAAGTTACTTAAATTTTATTGAGATGTTCTATCCAGAAGATACTTTAGCACATAAAAAAATAGAGAATCAATTAAAATACACAAAAGAATTTACACCAGAAATTATAAAAAGTATCAAAGAAAATATGTCAGCAAACACAGTTTTAAAAAAAGTTTTTTCAAAAATAAAATTTGATGGAACAAATAAAGAAGAAGCATTAAAATTACTTAATGAAAATAGACATTTAATTATAAAGGAAACTTTCAGAAATAAAAAAGATCTATATGATAACTATTGTCAAACAAGCAGACTTTTAGAAAAAGGTGATAATAATCCTTGTAGGCTTAAAGGTTACTATTTTGATCCTAATAGAAAATCTAAGACGACAGGTTATAATTTCACTTCTACTAGTGTTGATTATTTTGATGATGAGGTCTTTGATTTTATTCCTTTTGCCTTCACAGGAAATTCTTTTGAAACTATATTTTTAAATGATAACTTAGATTTAGAAATACTAGAAAATATGAATTATAAATTAAGAGAATATTTTTCTGAGGAAAAGGAAAGAGAAAATGAAGAAATAAAAAAATTTAAGCAAGAAAAGGCAATTAAAGAGAAAAGAAATGAAGAAATAGAAGAAAATTTAACTTCTATACCCTTGAAAAAAATTTTCTTAAATATCTTAAGAAAAAAAAGTGACTATATCAAATATGGAATGGAAATAATTTATAAAAATAGAGATAAAGAGTATTTTGAAACTTGGTATTTGAGGAATGATAGTATAGAAGTATTAAAAATAGTTGAAGATTTTTCAAAATTAGATATTAGAATAAAAATTACTGATAAGTACTATTTTAATCTTCTTGATGAAGTATTTTCAGCTATTTTAAATCTAAGTTTATTAACAAACAGTATTGTATATTTATTAAAAGATAGAGAAAACTTTATAAAACTAGATGTATCCAAGGAAAACCTATCAAAAATTTTTAAATATAACTATGCTATTGAACAATTAATTAAAATAAATCAAACGATAAGAAATGGGGGAAAAGGAATGGATAAAAATTTAAAGAATTCTATAAAAGCTTGTGCAAGTGAAGTTATGAAAAAATTTATAAAAGACAATTCTTTAAATAAATTAGCATCATATAGACAAAAACTTTTAAGTTCTGTTGTTGCTAAAAATCATAAAAGAATTTTAGATGTCTTAACACAATTGTCAGTATATTCAGGAGTATATTTTAGTTTTTCTTTTGATTATATAGAAAATCCAACTCAAAATGAAGATATAATACACTATTTTATTTTAGAATTAGATCAAAGTAGATTAGAAAGTAAAAAAAATAAAGAAAATGAAGATAAAGAATAG
- a CDS encoding HMA2 domain-containing protein, with translation MKNNMLLPNFYGVFEVKSATKNRLRMEIEKLKNNKVEIANLKENLKKIEVIKSFKVVESLGSLTVEFDEKEIDTQFMVGIILKLLNLDEELLKGREAKAKTLFKTVAQIADITIYNKTKGLFDTKTLLGTGLLIYGLKKFKADMILPGGATLIWWSYRLLSKKS, from the coding sequence ATGAAAAACAATATGTTATTACCTAATTTTTATGGTGTTTTTGAAGTAAAAAGTGCTACTAAAAATAGACTTAGAATGGAAATAGAAAAGTTAAAAAATAATAAAGTTGAGATTGCAAACTTAAAAGAAAATCTGAAAAAGATAGAAGTTATCAAAAGTTTTAAAGTAGTTGAAAGTCTTGGAAGTTTAACAGTTGAATTTGATGAAAAAGAAATTGATACTCAATTTATGGTGGGGATAATTCTTAAGTTATTAAATTTAGATGAAGAACTTTTAAAAGGAAGAGAAGCTAAGGCCAAAACTTTATTTAAGACTGTGGCTCAAATAGCAGATATTACTATATATAATAAAACAAAAGGTTTGTTCGATACAAAGACTTTATTGGGAACAGGTCTTTTAATATATGGATTAAAGAAGTTTAAGGCTGATATGATTTTACCAGGTGGAGCAACATTGATTTGGTGGTCATATAGACTTCTATCAAAAAAATCATAG
- the cas6 gene encoding CRISPR-associated endoribonuclease Cas6, which produces MRFILNFELDTVIIPVEIRKTIISFFKKSLTEAHNSKYYPEFFTGTQIKDYSFSVIFPLDKYLGEEIYLKKPEMKVIVSCSEKNNIGFLLVNVFLSQRNKNFPLPKNTHMILKDVRIVEEKNISGEEAIFQTTIGGGIVVREHNKENNKDICYSVGDEKFEEVLNWLMKERFKRLGYPEDIFKDFSCKLLQGRKIIVKHFDLKFPITTGRFKIKAPKILLEEIYRTGMGSRLSQGFGLLEYLGGEIKDEV; this is translated from the coding sequence ATGAGATTTATTTTAAATTTTGAATTAGATACTGTGATTATCCCCGTGGAGATAAGAAAAACTATTATAAGTTTCTTTAAAAAATCTTTAACAGAGGCACATAATTCAAAATATTATCCAGAATTTTTTACAGGAACTCAAATAAAAGATTATTCATTTTCTGTAATTTTTCCTTTGGATAAATATCTTGGAGAAGAAATTTATTTAAAAAAGCCTGAAATGAAAGTTATAGTATCTTGTTCTGAAAAAAATAATATAGGTTTCTTATTGGTAAATGTATTTCTATCTCAAAGAAATAAAAATTTTCCCTTACCTAAGAATACCCATATGATTTTAAAGGATGTTAGGATAGTTGAAGAAAAAAATATTAGTGGAGAGGAGGCTATTTTTCAAACTACAATAGGAGGAGGAATTGTAGTAAGAGAACATAATAAAGAAAATAATAAAGATATCTGCTATTCAGTTGGTGATGAAAAATTTGAAGAGGTTTTAAACTGGCTTATGAAAGAAAGATTTAAAAGATTAGGCTATCCTGAAGATATTTTTAAAGATTTTAGTTGTAAATTACTACAAGGTCGAAAAATAATTGTTAAACATTTTGACTTAAAATTTCCTATAACAACTGGAAGATTTAAAATAAAAGCTCCTAAAATTTTATTAGAAGAAATCTACAGAACAGGTATGGGTAGTCGTTTATCTCAAGGTTTTGGACTTTTAGAGTATTTAGGTGGTGAGATTAAAGATGAAGTATGA
- the cas7i gene encoding type I-B CRISPR-associated protein Cas7/Cst2/DevR yields MKKNALTVTIVANMTSNYSEGLGNISSVQKIYRDRNVYAIRSRESLKNAIMVQSGMYKDLETEANGATQKKVDENLNATNCRALEGGYMNTKESTYVRNSSFYLTDAISTESFINETRFHNNLYLATNYANANNLNVQKDAGKVGLMPYQYEYEKSLKVYSLTIDLEKVGKDPNFPDKEADNKEKFERVKSILEAIENLSLVVKGNLDNAEPVFAIGGLSLRKTHYFENVVRVEQGALVLGEALKEKKEDGFNCALLKGDIFTNEAEIVKELQPTSMREFFKSLIEDVKNYYGA; encoded by the coding sequence ATGAAAAAAAATGCATTAACAGTTACAATAGTGGCAAATATGACATCTAATTATTCTGAGGGGTTAGGAAACATTTCAAGTGTTCAAAAGATTTATAGAGATAGAAATGTCTATGCTATCCGTAGTCGTGAAAGTTTAAAAAATGCAATTATGGTACAAAGTGGAATGTATAAAGACCTAGAAACTGAAGCCAATGGTGCTACTCAAAAAAAGGTTGATGAAAATTTAAATGCGACTAATTGTCGTGCTTTAGAAGGTGGATACATGAATACAAAAGAAAGTACTTATGTAAGAAATAGCTCTTTCTATCTAACAGATGCTATATCTACTGAAAGTTTCATAAATGAAACTCGTTTTCATAATAACCTATATTTAGCAACTAACTATGCAAATGCTAATAATTTAAATGTTCAAAAAGATGCAGGAAAAGTTGGTTTAATGCCTTATCAATATGAATATGAAAAATCATTAAAAGTATATAGTTTAACAATAGATTTAGAAAAAGTAGGAAAAGACCCTAACTTCCCTGATAAAGAAGCAGATAACAAAGAAAAGTTTGAAAGAGTAAAATCTATTCTAGAAGCTATTGAAAACTTAAGCTTAGTAGTAAAAGGAAACTTAGATAATGCTGAGCCTGTTTTTGCTATTGGAGGTTTATCTTTAAGAAAAACACACTATTTTGAAAATGTAGTTAGAGTTGAACAAGGAGCATTAGTTTTAGGAGAAGCTCTAAAAGAAAAGAAAGAAGATGGATTTAACTGTGCTTTATTAAAAGGAGATATTTTTACAAATGAAGCTGAAATAGTAAAAGAATTACAACCAACATCTATGAGAGAATTTTTTAAATCTTTAATTGAAGATGTAAAAAATTATTATGGAGCATAG
- a CDS encoding HMA2 domain-containing protein — MFKDILKKTYLMFNKVKVVHSIPGRMRLLIPSLDKFPEEMKKHEHYISAIIKLKNGIKSIEYSYLTSKILIEYDKTKLKEQDIVDWLNKIWKIIVDNEEVYYGMSVDEVEKNVKRFYEMLKGELEGRK; from the coding sequence ATGTTTAAAGATATATTAAAGAAAACTTATTTAATGTTTAACAAGGTAAAAGTTGTTCATAGTATTCCTGGAAGAATGAGACTGCTTATACCTTCACTTGATAAATTTCCTGAAGAAATGAAAAAGCATGAACATTATATAAGTGCTATAATAAAATTAAAAAATGGAATAAAATCTATTGAATATTCTTATCTAACAAGTAAAATATTAATAGAATATGATAAGACAAAATTAAAAGAGCAAGATATAGTTGATTGGCTAAACAAGATTTGGAAAATCATAGTTGATAATGAAGAAGTTTATTATGGTATGTCTGTTGATGAAGTTGAAAAAAATGTCAAAAGATTTTATGAAATGTTAAAGGGAGAATTAGAAGGGAGAAAATAA